GCTTGCGCTATGCCACAAAAGACCCAAAAAGTATCAGTATTTATTAAGACAAGAGCTGCTAGATATCGTTGATTGTTTAGAAGTGGCCAGTATCACGTGGCAGTCGTTGATTGAGTTTAACAATCGCTATTTAGCAGAAAACAGTCTCTGCCAAGTCGAACAAAAACTGCTGCAAGGATTCAATCAAAGCCTGCAATCAAAATCGTTTATGCACTTATCACGTTAACCCTAAAAACTCATGACAATTTCAGGTAGAATAGCCGCCTGTTTTCGCTAAGTTTATTGATCCTTCATGCGTTTAAAATCCCTAAAACTGGCAGGCTTTAAGTCTTTTGCCAACCCAACGACTTTCACTTTCCGTCATGGTATCACCGCCATTGTCGGGCCAAACGGCTGCGGCAAATCCAACGTGATTGATGCCATTCGCTGGGTGCTGGGTGAAACCTCTGCCAAGCAGCTACGTGGCGGCGCGATGAGTGATGTCATCTTTGCAGGTACGCAAGACAAAGCCGCCAAAAGTGTGGCCAGCGTTGAGCTGACCTTTGAACACACGCAAGATGAGCAAAATGGTATTCGTCATGAGTTCAATCTCTATCAAGAGCTGTCCGTCCGTCGTCAGGTAAACTTGGAGGGACGCTCAGATTATTTCATCAACGGGACGCGCTGTCGCCGCCGTGACGTGGTTGATGTGTTCTTGGGTACTGGACTTGGCGCGCGCAGTTATGCGGTCATTGAGCAAGGCATGATTGGGCGTATTGTTGAGTCCAGTCCCATGCAGCTACGCGAGTTTATTGAAGAGGCGGCAGGGGTGTCGCGCTATCAAGCACGCCGCGAAGAGACACAAAAAAAGTTAGAGAGAACGCAAGAAAACTTAGCCCGACTGCACGATATGCAAAGCGAGCTGGTACGCCAACAAAAAACACTGTCTAAGCAAGCCGCCAATGCTCAGCGCTATGAAGAGATTGCGTTGACGCTTGCCGATATTAAGCAGCAGCTCTCCATTCAGCAGCTCTATCAAGCCAAACATAACCAGCAGCAGCAAAAAATCGCTCATGAGCGTAGCGCTGCCGACGTTGCCACCTTACAAGCCAGCTATGAGGCGCTAAAAGCCAAACAAGACAAGCTTACTGCGCACATCAACCAAGAACAATGGCTAAAGGACGATGCACAAAGTGCACACTATGAGCAGCAGCTCGCTCATCAAAAGGCCGAGCATCAACTAAGCGATGCAACCTCACAGCTGACAGCTATCAAGCAGCAGTTGACCAGCTTGGATCAGCAGCGCGAGCAGGCGTTGAGTGAGATGGACAGATTAAACGCTGAGCAAACTAAGCAGCAAACGACAGTAGCAGCTTTGCGTCCTCAGCTTAGCCAACTGACAGAAAACCGCGACACGCATAAGCGCAATGAGCAACCATTGCAGCGCGCCTGGCATGAAGCGCAAAACCAATTAAATCGCTTGCAAGACAATGCGCGTGCGCTTGAGCAGCAGCAAGCGATTAACGCCCAATCACAAAAACGCTATCAGCAAAGTTATGATAAATGGCAACGTCGCCAGTCAAATTGGCAGCAGTTATGGCAACAACTGCAACAGTCTGTCTCGCCGTCCGATAATGCAAATGCCCAAAAGCCGTCAGATACCCAAGTCTTAAGTCAGGCGTTAGAGACGCAAGTTAGTGAGCTCAATAAACGATTGCAGCAGATCGAGCGGCAGCAAGACAGCGTGGATGAGCGTCTGTCTGAATTGCAGCCACAAGCGCACAACATACAACAACGCCTAATCGCACAGCAGCGTGAATTGAGTGAGCATGAAAAACGTCATGCATTGTTGGCAGGTGAGTACGATACGCTGCATCAGATACTGCATCCAAAACCAGTGCCAAGCGCTCAGCAAAAGGCTGTTGCAACGACGGATTCAATGACCAAGGTTGCTAATTGTGTTGCTAGTCGTTATGCCGAACTAGGCATAACCACAGTACGTGAGCAAATTGAGCTGAGCGCCACAGGGCAAGTGTATGCATCGCTGCTTGATGATGTCTTGGCACTGTGGTTAGACAGTCATGTGCTTATCACTCATAAGACTCATCACTCAAGTGTTAATCATGATAACGATGATTCTCAACAAGCGGATAGTTTATGGCAGGCGCTCAAGCCTCATGCGACCGACTTGCTGACGTATCAAGTGGCACAAAACCAGAATGCTGCTACAAAAAGTAAGTCAGCATTGGAAACGGGTCATAGCTTATGGCTAGAGACTGCTAAGCAAAGTGAAGATAGCGCACGTCAAGTAGACACGTTGAGCAGTCCCTTGTCCAAGACATTACCAGAAGCACTGTCTGACAAGGTATGGACTTTATCTCAATTGATTGTGCAGCCCACCTTGGCGCTGTTTCAGCACTGTTATTTGTATACCGCATCGATTGAGTCAGATGATGATCAAGCTTCTGACGCACTTGCTGACGTTTTAAAAGCGCTGCCAGCGTCCGCTATTTTGCTCACTGCTGATAGATGGATAGTCAGCCGTCAAGGAACCATCAATCTTAGCAAATTTGCTGGCACGCAAGAGGGAAGTAATAGTCAGTTCTTAACCCAGCGTTTGCAGCAGCGTACCCGTTTGCAAGCGTTAGAAGAATTGCTTAATGAGCTTGAAGTAACGATAGAAGATCAAACAAAAGCCATTGCCAAAAACCAGCGTGATCAAGATGCTTTGAGCATCCATGTAGAAGAAGCGCGTGCACAATCAGCTGAGCTAACCCGTGATAAACATCAATATCAGCAGCAGCTCACCACTCAGCAAGCCAGTCTTGAGCGCCTACAAGCGGACAGCAAGCGTCTCATTAGCGACAAAGTGGCTCTCGAACAAGAGCAGCAAGAGTTGGTGCAAGAGCAGCAAACACTCAATCATGAGCAGCAGCATATTGAAGGTGAGATTGCAGCGCTGACGCCCAAGATAGCAGAGGCACGAGTAACCAGTCAGCAATTACAAGCTGAGCGCAGTGAGCTTGCGCGCGCGCGGCAAGCAGATGATGATGCGTGGCAAGCGTTGCAGCTACGTATTCAGCAAAGCGAGATGCGTTTGGAGCATAGCGCCAGCAGTCTGGTGCGGGCGACCGAGCAATATGATAAGTCGCTACAAAGTGAACACGCGCTAAAATCAAGTTATGAGCAGCAGCAACATAAATTGCCCGCCTTACAAGCGGCATTGCAAACCACACAGACTGCGCGTGATGAGCAGCAAGCCATATTGGTAGAGCGCGAAACGGCACTGGCAGCGCTTAAGACAGAGTATGCTCAGCAACAAACGCAGTTAGAGACGGCGCAAGATACACTGCAAAATCAGCAAAGCGCACTTGCACAGCACGCCACCGAATTGGCGTTGAGTGCAGCGCGTTTAGAAGATATCAGTCACCAAACGCAGGACGCTCTCACAGCATTTTATGAGGTAAGTCATCAGTATAAAGCGGCGTCAAACTTGCAGCCGCAACAACGAATGAGTGTTTCAAATTTACTGGCAGATTTCATCGCGCATGATCGCCGTGTACGTCCAGATAAGATTACGGAGCTTGAAAAAGAACGAACCAAGCTTGAACAGCAATTAGGTAAAATTGGCGCAGTCAATCTGGCGGCTGTGGCAGAGCTGGCAGAGGTCAACGAGCGCTTAGAACCACTTGAGCAACAGACCACAGATATTGCATCAAGTATGGAGACTTTGACGCAAGCGATTGCCTCGATTGATGAGACGACTAAGACGCTGTTTATGCAAACGCTCGATGCGGTCAATCAAGAGCTGGCCAATTTGTTTGCCAAAGTTTTCGGCGGCGGGCAAGCCAGCTTGACGTTAAATACCGACGACATGCCAGCCAACATCCCTGCTGACAAACACAAAGCAGAGCAGTGGCGAGCAGGGCTGACACTCATGGCTCAGCCAAAAGGCAAGCGCAACAGTCTTTTGGCGGTGCTATCGGGCGGTGAAAAAACCCTGACAGCCCTGAGTTTGATTTTTGCGATTTTTAAGCAGCATCCTGCACCATTCTGCGTGCTCGATGAAGTCGATGCGCCACTTGATGATGCCAACGTCGCCCGCTTTACCAGTTTGATTCATGAGCTGGCCGATGATTTGCAATTTATCTTTATCAGTCACAATAAGCTGACGATGCAGATTGCCCATGAATTAAAAGGCGTCACCATGCCAAGTGCGGGTATTTCAACTTTGGTCAGCGTGTCGCTTGATGAGGCCGAACGCTATATTTCTGAATAGAACAGAACCATTATAGTTCGACGCGGAACTGGTATGAATTTTTCTTGCTTGCTTTGCCTACGCAGACAGAGTCTGCAAAAAACTCATTCCAGTCCCGCTGTATCAATTTTATACTGAACTCACTATACAGTGCTGCCAACGATATATTAAAGCTCGGATAACAACGTCACACAAGTGTATCGGGCTGACGATAAACGATGACTATATGGTGACGATATGAATTAGCCATGCTAGACTATTGCCATTTATCCCCTCTTATGTATTCCCTTTTGTCATATATTAGGATGTATTTCTCATGACCGCTATTCAGTTTATATTGATTGCCATTGCTGCATTTATCGTGCTTGCAGGGCTATTTATGGTCATTCGTAGCTTCAAGCGTCGCAAAGAAGCTGAAGTTGCAGCGGTCGATTATGATAAAAACGGTATTCCTATCATACCGCGTCATGAGCGCAATCTTATCGACCAGCCAGATTTGGATGATGCGGTCGCTGGCGAGACGAGCATTGGCCCTGACCGCAGTTATTTAAATGCAGTGGTCGAAGAAGAGCCGTTGACTCATTCACATACCAACGTTGATGCGCAGCTAACAGCTGGACGCGGTGACGTGAGTCATGATAACGATATGGTAGAAAATACCGATTATGCTCGCTGGCAAGATGAAGAGCAGCGTACCGACAATGCAGAGTTTGCAGAAACAGCTGAGCAAATGAATATCGAACAAGAGCCTGATGCGTTTTCAAGCTTGATGTCGGCGACTGACAGTCTGATGCCAGCGATTGATACAGCAGACGAGCCAAGCTTCGATAACAACAGTCCTATCCTTGATCAGCATCTGTCAGAGCCAGTCGATGAAGCACAAAACGGCCCCTTGATTAATGCCAAAGACAACATCAATATCACGATTTTGCCGCATCAGTATCGTGATCGTCCTGTTTCTTTCATTCGTGGTCGTGATCTATTGGCCTTGATTGATAAATACGGTCTACGCTATGGCGCGATGAACATGTTCCATCGTTATGAGCAAAAAGACGGTACTGGCATGTTGTGGTTCAGTATGATGGGTATCACGGATGATGGTATTGCGCCTTTTGATCCGCATAGTGTTGCGACCAACAACTATAACGGTGTGGTGGTGTTTTTATCGTTGCCACATCCGCAAGCTCTGCGTAGCTTTGATAGTATGATGAGCATTGCTTATATGATGGCAAGCGATTTGGATGCCATCATGCTAGATGAAGAAAACGAACCAATCACGCCAGAATATAAGCAGCAGCTACGTAACCAAGTTCGTGACTATGAGGGTTAAGCGAACCAGCATCTAAAAGTGGTTATAAGTTTTAAAAAGGCAAATAGCGACTGACGTTATTTGCCTTTTTTAATGGGTTTTCATTTCTTTAAAATATTATCCGAGCATCCTGCAAACTTGTTATCATATCGACATCTTGAATCGCAAAAAAGACGCCGACTATGACCGACTCTACCTTACCAAATAATTCTAAAAACCTATCTGCTCAAGTGGAAAGAAAAGCACCTGCAACATCTGATATAGCCAGTTCGACCGATGGCAGTGTGGTTAATAGCACAGAAATTGTCTCGCGGATGCGCACGCTGATCGAGACTATTATGACGAATAATTACGCGTATTACGTGCTCGACAATCCTACCTTAGAAGACAGCGAATACGATCAAGTGCGCCGCACGTTGCTCGAATTAGAAGAAGAGTATCCAGATTTGGTGCAACCTGACAGTCCGATCAATCAAGTTGGCGATGTACCTTTATCCGCCTTTACTCAAGTGACGCATGATATTCCGATGCTATCGCTGGGCAACGTCTTTGAATACGATGATTTGCGCGATTTCATGCGCCGCGTCAACGACCGTCTTAGCGTCTCACAGCAAAACCCTGAGTATGAGATGGAGCTAAAGCTAGATGGTCTGGCAGTCTCATTGAAATATGAACACGGCAAGTTTGTCCAAGCGGTCACGCGCGGTGATGGGCAAACGGGTGAAGACATCACCCAAAATGCCAAGACCATTCGCAATCTGCCGCTTTGGTTGGCTGATGCTGCCGACATTGAATTGTTAGAAGTACGCGGTGAAGTGCTGATGCCAAAGGCAGGCTTTGAGCGTCTCAATCGACTTGCCGAAGAGAGCGAAGGCAAAACCTTTGCCAATCCACGCAATGCGGCCGCTGGAAGCTTACGTCAGCTAGACTCAAGCGTAGCAGCCAGTCGTCCATTGGCGTTTTATGTGTATTCGGTCAATCAAGGCTTGCCTGAAAATATCGAGACCCAATCAGACGCGCTTGCATGGCTAAAAACCCTTGGCTTTAGCGTCAGTGCGGTGGAGGTAATAAAAAATCCAAGAGAAGCGCAAGCCTATTATGAGTCGGTGATAGAAGGGCGTAGTGATTTGCCGTTTGAGATCGATGGCATGGTGATCAAGGTTAACAGCCTTGCATTACAGCAGCAACTTGGGTTTTTATCGCGTGAGCCGCGCTGGGCAACGGCTTATAAATTCCCTGCCGAAACGGTGATGACACGCTTGCATGCCATCGAATGGCAAGTTGGACGGACAGGACAAATCACCCCCGTCGGTAAGCTCGAGCCTGTCAAAGTCGGCGGCGTCACCGTCAGCAATGTCACCTTGCATAATTTTGGTGAGATTCAGCGCCTTGACGTACGCGCAGGCGATATGGTCAGCGTCCACCGTGCAGGCGACGTCATCCCCAAAGTCACCCGCGTTTGGATCGATCAGCGCCCAGAAAACTCCGAACCTGTCACTTTGCCATCGACTTGTCCGGTCTGCGACTCGCCTGTCGTCTTGCCTGAAGACGAAGCGCTGGCACGTTGTACCGGCGGTCTGTTTTGTCCCGCGCAGCAGACCGAGGCGCTGATTCACTTTGTCTCGCGGCGAGCGATGGATATCGATGGCTTGGGCGCAAGCTGGCTCATTAGCTTTTTTGAGCATGGCTTGGTCAAGACGGTCGCTGATATTTATGAGCTCCATGAGCATCAGGATGAGATGGTCACCTTTGAAAAACTGGGTGAAAAATCGGTTCAAAACATCATCAATGCCATCGAAGCCAGCAAGCATACGACACTGGCTCGCTTTATCTATGCGCTTGGCATTCGCGGCGTTGGTGAAGGCACCGCACAGAACTTTGCTCAGCAATTTGGGGACTTAGATAGCCTGATGGCCGCCGATATTGAAACTTTAGTAAAAACCCCCGATGTGGGCGAAATCACCGCTGAGCTGACGTATAAATTCTTCCGCGCGCCGCACAATATCGAAGTCATCACCGCCTTACGAGAAGCAGGTGTGCATTGGGATAAGGTCGAGCAAAAGGCGACGACGGGTTTGCCATTCGATGGGCAAACGTGGGTCATCACAGGTGCGCTTAGTAGCATGGCACGTGATGAAGCCAAGGCCAAACTGCAAGCGCTGGGCGCAAAAGTCTCGGGCAGCATATCCGCAAAAACCACGGCACTGCTGGCAGGGGAGAAGGCTGGTTCGAAAATGGCAAAAGCGGAAAAGCTGGGTGTCAAAGTGGTGGGTGAAGATGAGTTTTTGGCGATGGTTGCGGAGTAGGGTTTAAAGAAAGAATCTTAGTTATAATATAAAAATATGGGTTTTAAAGGTGTTTCTTTTGAGGTAGTTATAGATATTAATAACTGTAACTACCTTTTTTAAGTCTATTACCTAAAATCTTCTGGAATATAGACAGGCCGTACATCGCCTGCCTTCTGAATTAAACGAACTTTTCTACTATCTGAAATAATAGGAAATTTTTCAATATCTAAAGTTTTTATATGTTCATTCTCAGTGACATTTTCAGATATATAGTTTATATATTCTTGACAGGAAAAACATATTCTAATTATATCTTTATTTAAAATATCACTCAAAACCTCAGTATCGTCTGAGCTTTTGATATGAATCAACCTGTTTCTTATTTCTAGTAGCTCCATCAGGCTCGACCAAAATTTTGTTTGCTTGATTTCTGGCATTTTATATATGTCATTAACAACTAGATTTATTTTTTCTTTCCATGAAATATATCTTTCAATTTGTTCTTTATTATAAATCTCTTTTTTTCTTGTAGTGATTTTTTCCCAAACAAAATCTTTTGGTATAGATAAGTTTATAAAAGTCTCTAAAGCAGTAAAGCTGAATATAATAGATTTTTGAGCTTGCTCGATAAATTCATATACTTCCAAAGTGTGACCTATAATTTTTTCACCATGATCTCTATCTTCTTTTTTCTGTTCGGAAGGTATTATCTTTATTCTATCTTTCAGTTTTTTAATATTCCTAATTGATTCGTTAGCGATATTAACCTGCATGGCAACCATACTTGGAGTCAAAAATTGTATTTTTGAATCTTTAATATTTACTTCTTCTACATCTCGTGAAAGAAACTTATAGTTATCTAAATCTCTAGGAACTAATATTTTAGGAGGTAGGAATCTAATATCTAATAACTCTAAAGATTCTTCCTTAAACTCAGATATAAGAGCTATTTTCTCATTATTACTTTCCATATGTATTCCTATTGTAATAAATAAAGTCAACATAAAAAATATTAGAGGCATTTTTCTCGCCTCATTGGATCTCATTAAAATATTATCAAAGCTACTCTTAATTGTATATTTGTAAGTGTCTAATCCAAACCAGAAGTTTTAACTGTACTAAATAAATAATCATAGGCTTCATCTACGACCGAAAGCATTTCTGCTGTCTTCATCTTTATTACTTTTACTGACCAATAGTGTTCATCAAAATATTTGGGTTGTTTAGGTGACTTATCGGCATTGAAAAACCTTTCATACTCTTTTAAATCTTCAGGATAATCGTCTAAATTTTTAGGATTGCGACTTATGTGAAGGATGACCAGTTTGGTTTCGTTTTTATGATTTATAATAAACGGATACCACCCCTTGTCTCCATATTCATGGGGCTCTATATCCCAGAGATAATCAACAAAATTTTCAAAATCAAAATAGCTATCATCGTATACGCTCTCTTCGTATTCTTCGATCTTAGCTGGTGTGTACAACATCGGTTGAAGACCTAATCTTATTCGCTCTTCCACTTTCCACTCAGAAAAGTATTGTTTTGCTAAGGCAATCATCAATTCTTTATCACTTAGATGAAATAATGCAGGTGACTGGATCTCAAAAATATCTCTATCAGTAAGAGGAGCTGCAAACATGCTTTTCATGTTGTAAGCTAGATGTGGTGGAATCATCTGTATATCGATACATAGATTAAGACTATAAAAGTCAGCTGTTAGATGCTCAATGACAATAGCAAAATTGCTATATGTGCCATCACACGTAATTCCTGGATTTCCAAATATCATTTTTTATCTCATTTTCATAAAAGAGTTGAGTATACTCAGTTTTACTCCGCCACCTCTCCATGCGCCTTCACATCACCTTTCTTGCCGTCAGGTTTGATTTCGATCGGTAATACCAGCCCTTTAGCGAATTTGTCTGACAATACATAATCATAGCTACTGGCAGCGACATCGGGCGTGGTATGAATGATCAGCTTCATCTCGTCATCATCGGTCAGCTCATGTGAGACATACTGTTCACTCAACTGATCCAACACTTTAGACAGTGCCTCATTGCTTGCCATACTGATGGTCAGATTATGCTGAGCGGTACCTGCATCTACATTGAAGTAATCGGCATAATCAAGAACGTTTTGGCTATCGAGCGCAAACGGATACTGATAGCTTGCGAGATTGGCAGGCGTTTCGCCACTGGCGATTAGCGACCAATCGATAGTATGGGCAGTAGACGCTGACGTCTCTGCGGTGGTTCCTGAGGCCTCGGAGGATTGACTGGCGGTTTCAGCACCTTGGTCGCAGCCTGTCAGCATCCACATACTGGCCGCTGCGATGATGATCATACTTGTGAGGCGCTTAGCCATCGACGTATCCTCTTTATTATTGATGACAACCACAGTAGTGGTGGGGTCTATAATCGCTATTTTGACAGGTTTCCCAGCGCTTCTCTAGATAAAAGCGCCAAACGATTCACTTTAATGAAACTATTTATGAGGCTGCGGATGTCCTATCATGATTTTTGTCATGATGACCTTAACAAACGCGTATAAAAAAACAGCCATCCAATGATGACTGTTTTTGGTGACTGCTTTTTAAAAGCCAATTTTCAAATATTCTATATTATTAGATTTGGCAGTTTACTTGATACTCTTTGCCGTTAGCCCATTTAATAGCGAAGATGCCTTTGTCGCCTTTCATGTGCCATGCATAGGTTGCTTCTGGGTTTGAGTCATTCACATAGCTTGCTGTATCGCCTTGTACACCGCCGTTTAAGACGATCTTTTGCTCTGTCCATTTTACTTTTGGCAAGGTGGCATTGACCATGGCTTGGTTTTTATTAATAGACTGTTTTGCCATGATTTTGCTGTTATCAGTACAGGTATAAGGGGCTGCTGCCATACGGTCGTAAGCGGCATCCGGCATGCTGTCTTTCACAGGTGTGTCTGATGCATTCGGCGTCGTTGGAGCCGTGGTGGCACATGCACTTAGTAAGGCAAGGGCAGGTAAGGCAGTTACAATTTTAGTTAAAGTATTCATCGGGTTCTCCAAAAATATCAGAATTATCGTACATTTCTATTTAACAATGCGTTAAGCATATAGCGCTTATGGTAACCAAAAGCGTTCTTGGAGAATGTTAGAAATTGTTTGTTACATGTTTGCTTCGTTACTCGATCATTGACTAATGTAACACTTCTTTCGGATAAATTTGGAATAACGCCACAGGTGAGTTATCAATCTTTAGAAGAAAAATTTACTGGCATAAAAAAGCGCGTATCAACTTTATGGTCGATACGCGCTTTTTATAAAGCCAATTGAACTATTTGGTTTTGCGTGGTGGTAAACCCGTATGCTGGGTTTGGAAGTTGCCTTTACTCACCCGTTTTTTGGTGTTCTTGCTGGTAGTGTTTTTGCCAGCATTTGGGTTGTTTGAAGAAGTATGACTACGCTTCACTGAGTCATTGCCAAGACGACTGTTCTTTTTGCGCGCAGACTGGTAGCTGTCTTGCGCCGCATCGCGACCTTCTAAGCTTGCATTGAATGGCGGAATCAAGCAGCCACGGTTTTTACCAATCAAATCACTACGACCCATGTCTTGCAATGCCTTACGCAGCATTACCCAGTTTTTTGGATCATGATAACGCAAGAACGCTTTGTGCAATTTGCGTTGTTTGCCAGACTTGACGATATCCATGTCGCCTTCATCACGACTGATTTTACGTAATGGGTCTTTGTGGGTGTGGTACATGGTAGTCGCTGTCGCCATTGGACTGGGATAAAACGCCTGTACTTGGTCAGCGCGGTAGCCATGACTTTTTAGCCAAAGGGCAAGGTTCATCATGTCTTCATCACGGGTGCCCGGATGGGCGGCGATGAAGTAAGGAATCAGATATTGTTCTTTGCCAGCTTCTTGGCTGTACTGCTCAAACATGGCTTTAAATTGGTCATAACTGCCCATGCCCGGCTTCATCATTTTTGACAGCACGCCTTCTTCAGAATGCTCAGGCGCAATCTTGAGATAGCCGCCAACGTGATGACTGACCAGCTCTTTGACATACTCAGGGTCTTTAACCGCCAAGTCATAACGCAGACCAGATGCGATAAGGATTTTTTTCACGCCTTTGATATCACGTGCTTTGCGATATAGCTTAGTCAAATTACTGTGATCGGTCAGCAAGTTTTCGCAGACATCAGGATAGACGCAAGAAGGCTTACGGCAGTTCTTTTCAATGGTCTCGTCTTTACAGCTCAGACGATACATATTGGCTGTTGGCCCGCCAAGGTCAGATATCACGCCAGTATAGTTAGGTGCGGTATCGCGAATGGCTTCTACTTCGCGCAAGATCGATTCTTCTGAGCGATTCTGAATAATACGCCCTTCGTGCTCAGTGATCGAGCAGAAGGTACAACCACCGAAACAGCCGCGCATGATATTGACCGAGAACTTAATCATGTCATAAGCAGGGATGCGTGCATCGCCATAGCTTGGGTGCGGCAAGCGCGCATATGGCAAATCAAACACGTAATCCATCTCTTCGGTTGAGAGCGGAATCGGCGGCGGATTGAGCCAGACATCGATAGAGGTGTGAGAGTTACCTGCGCCGCTGCTATGACGCTGCACCAGCGCACGCGCGTTACCCGGATTGGTCTCAAGATGTAGGATGCGGTTGGCATGCGCATAGAGAACAGGGTCAGATTTGACATGCTCATAATCAGGCAGGCGAATGACCGTTTGCTCGCGTGGTGGCATTTTGAGCTTATGCTTACGCGCCGTCATAGGCTTATCAAAACCGCGCAGTTGCACCACTTGTGTCTCTTCGTCTACTTGCTCAGCGTTGATAATCTTATTGCTGACAGGTTCTGCGACAAAGCCCTGATATTGCGAGGACATGGACGACGGCATCGCTTGTCCAACAGGAGAGTCAGATGGCTTGTTTTGCTCAATTGAACAGCTATCAACGTCTTCGGTCATCACATACGGGTTGATAATCGGATCAACACGGCCAACAGTAT
This is a stretch of genomic DNA from Psychrobacter alimentarius. It encodes these proteins:
- a CDS encoding YgiQ family radical SAM protein; translation: MSADTIARTAFKQGTKPLYDYDKHWASCYEPAPYLPMSRKEMDDLGWDACDVIIISGDAYVDHPSFGMAIIGRLLESQGFRVGIIAQPDWKSKDAFMELGKPVYAYGVTAGNMDSMINRYTADRKIRSDDAYSPGNVANKRPDRAAIVYSQRCREAYPDVPIILGGIEGSLRRIAHYDYWSDKVRRSILMDARADVLLYGNAERAIVDVVHGLSKGYSFEQMSKLRGTSYLLTPTRRHWQAGMTEVASNDVDTVGRVDPIINPYVMTEDVDSCSIEQNKPSDSPVGQAMPSSMSSQYQGFVAEPVSNKIINAEQVDEETQVVQLRGFDKPMTARKHKLKMPPREQTVIRLPDYEHVKSDPVLYAHANRILHLETNPGNARALVQRHSSGAGNSHTSIDVWLNPPPIPLSTEEMDYVFDLPYARLPHPSYGDARIPAYDMIKFSVNIMRGCFGGCTFCSITEHEGRIIQNRSEESILREVEAIRDTAPNYTGVISDLGGPTANMYRLSCKDETIEKNCRKPSCVYPDVCENLLTDHSNLTKLYRKARDIKGVKKILIASGLRYDLAVKDPEYVKELVSHHVGGYLKIAPEHSEEGVLSKMMKPGMGSYDQFKAMFEQYSQEAGKEQYLIPYFIAAHPGTRDEDMMNLALWLKSHGYRADQVQAFYPSPMATATTMYHTHKDPLRKISRDEGDMDIVKSGKQRKLHKAFLRYHDPKNWVMLRKALQDMGRSDLIGKNRGCLIPPFNASLEGRDAAQDSYQSARKKNSRLGNDSVKRSHTSSNNPNAGKNTTSKNTKKRVSKGNFQTQHTGLPPRKTK